The following nucleotide sequence is from Synechococcus sp. KORDI-52.
TCTCCATTCCTCACGCAGCGCCCATGACCTGCGTAGTGATAGCCGAGTGCACAAACGTAGTGATCGTGATTGTGGTGGTGGTGTTTTTTGTGGTGGTGGTGATTTGCCGTGCAATAGCCAGCACCAAGAGCTGGCCCCGTCTGAACCCAATGGGCACCTTGTCCGCAATTTTGAGCCGCTTGCGCAGGCACCGCACCCATGCAGACCGCTGAAGCGGCTGCCCAAACAGCGCAGAACACCGGCAATCGTTGAAGCATGAGACGAAAACAAACTCTTTTCAGCTTGACCACGCCAGGCTTTTTTGTCAGATGCGTCCGCCATGAAGAAGGACCTGAGGGAGCCTTATCTGTTGAATCGGCTTGATCAACGGCAAACATGCGTGTTGATGGTGATGATGCAGGCAAGGGGCCAGGCTCCACAGATTGCCATTGACACTCAAATGTCGTCTGAACGCGACGTTGAGGCTGTCTGCACCACGCAGGTGTCAGGAATGGCTGTGAAGGCTAGGTTTTGCAGGGGTTTTGAGGTTTGGATCACACCATTCAGCCATGAGTGCTTCCGAACTGCTTGCCCAGATCAGCCTCCTTGGCATCGCCATAGGTGCCAATGCCCTTTCCGCTCTGGCAGGGGGTGGAGCTGGCCTGGTTCAACTGCCGGCACTCATCCTTCTTGGCCTGCCATTCGCCATGGCGCTGGCCACCCACAAGGTGGCGAGTGTTGCCCTGGGGCTGGGAGCGACCGGGCGCCATTGGCGTGCCAGCAGTCTTGACCTCAAACGCTCTGCACTTGTACTGGCTGCCGGGCTACCGGGGGTCTGCTTGGGGGCCAGTCTTGTTCTTGTGCTCCCGGATCAAGCCGCTACCAGGAGCCTCGGCCTGCTGACACTGGGACTCGGCATTTATTCCGCTCGGAAGGACGATCTGGGCACAACGGACAACCCCCGTCCGCTGACAGCCCGGACCATCGGAGTCGGAGCCTGCGGACTGTTCATCGTTGGCATCCTCAACGGTTCTCTCACTTCAGGCACCGGTTTGTTTGTCACCCTGTGGCTGGTGCGCTGGTTCGGACTCAGTTACCCAAGAGCTGTTGCCCACACGCTGGTGCTGGTGGGTTTGGCCTGGAATGGCACCGGAGCACTGGTT
It contains:
- a CDS encoding sulfite exporter TauE/SafE family protein; this translates as MSASELLAQISLLGIAIGANALSALAGGGAGLVQLPALILLGLPFAMALATHKVASVALGLGATGRHWRASSLDLKRSALVLAAGLPGVCLGASLVLVLPDQAATRSLGLLTLGLGIYSARKDDLGTTDNPRPLTARTIGVGACGLFIVGILNGSLTSGTGLFVTLWLVRWFGLSYPRAVAHTLVLVGLAWNGTGALVLGLNGEIRWDWLPALVLGSLIGGFLGAHYSLVKGSRVVKRSFEILALLMGGSLLVRSF